From the genome of Corallococcus macrosporus DSM 14697:
CCGTCTTGTCCAGCAGACGCATGACGATGCGCTCGCCGAAGGACGTGGGGATGGTGGACAGGCGGATGTCGATGTCGCGGCCGGCCAGCTTGATGCGGATGCGGCCGTCCTGCGGCAGGCGCTTCTCCGCGATGTTGAGCTGCCCCATCACCTTCACGCGGCTGACGATGGCGTTCTGGTAGCGCTTGGGCGGCTTGATGACCTCCTGCAGCACACCGTCCACGCGGAAGCGCACCAGCAGCTCGCGCTCCATCGGCTCGATGTGGATATCGCTGGCGCGCTCCTTGGCGGCGCGGAACAGCACGGAGTTCACCAGCCGGATGACGGGCGCCTCGTCGTCCTCGTCGAGCAGGTCCTTGGGCTCGTCCAGCTCGTGGGCGATGGCGTCCAGGTCCTGCGTCTCCATCTCGTCCACGAGCTGCTCCGTCTCATTGACGGAGCGGTCGTAGACGCTGTTGATGGCGTCGGTGATGGTAGAGCCCAGGGCGATGCGCTGGCTGATGCTCTGGCCCAGCAGCACGCGCACGTGGTCCAGCGCGGCGGTGTCCAGCGGGTCGGCCACCGCCACCGCCACCGTGTCACCCTCCAGGGACAGCGGGAGGATGCGCGCCTGCTTGGCGAAGTTGATGGGGATGCGCTTGACCAGCTCCGCGTCCACTTCCTCGGCGAAGATGCGCGCCAGGTAGGGCAGGTCCAGCTGGTGCCCCAGGGCCTTGGCCACGTCCTCCTCGGAGACCGCCTTCATCCCCACCAGGGCCTCGCCAATGCGCTGCCCCTTCTCGTCCTGGACGGCGAGCGCCTCCCGGAGCTTCTCCTCCGTGAGCGTGGGGACGATGGCGCGCAGGATCTCCCCCAGCGGCCGGCCACACAGGTAGGCCTGGCCATGGGCGACGAGCTGGGTGGCGTCGTTGCGCGGGGAAACCGCGCCGCCAGGAGCGGCGCTGGTGAGGGTGGGGTCGGCGGTCAGGTTCATGGCGTCTGTTCCCCCGCCTCCGGCTGGATGCGCAGGTGCTCGGCGTCTCCCGCCTCGGGGACCTGGATGGCCTCGGGCGGGGGCTGCTCGAAGTTCTGCGGGGCGGGCTCGGGCACTGATTCCTCCGAACCATCCGGAGGCGGCATGCCTTCCCGCACCGCCGGTTCCCCCTCATCCACCTCCGGCACGGGCGCCTGCCGCTGCGTGGAGGGCACGGCTCCCGGGCTGCCCCCCGGGGGAGGGGCCGGGGCGATGACGCGCTCGCCGGCCACGCCCGGGCCGCCGTTCTCCGCGCGCTGCTCCTCCTGCGTCACCTTCTGGCCCATGCGGGACAGCGGGCCGGGCTTGCGGCTGAAGTCCACCGCCACGTCGTAGCCGGGGACCTGGCCGTAGAACTGCTCCACGAACTGCTGCCGCTCCTTCATCTTGCGCTCGAAGATGACGCGGAAGTCCTCCGGCCCCCGGATGATGTAGGGCGTCAGGAAGAGCAGCAGGTTGGTCTTCGTCTTGCGGCGCGTGGTGTCGCGGAAGAAGTGGCCCACCAGCGGGATGTCACCCAGCAGGGGCACCTTGGAGACGCTCTCCAGGGTGCGGTCCTGCATGATGCCGCCAATCACCAGCGTCTCCTGGTCCCGCGCGATGACCGTCGTCTTCGCGCTGCGGCGGGAGGTCGTGGGGCCGAGCACCGGGTCCGTGGAGGCGATCTCCTCCGTCTGCTGGTTGATGACCAGGCGGATGTAGTCGCTCTCGTTGATCTGCGGCTTCACCGTCAGCTTCAGCTCCACGTTCTGACGGGTGATGGGGGCGTAGAGCGAGCCCAGGCCACCCAGGCCGCCCAGCAGGCCACCGCCCAGGCCACCGACGCCGCCAACGCCGCCGCCGGCGCCCAGGCCGCCGGCGAGCGAGCCCAGCGAGGACGGGTTGAAGCCGGACTGGAAGGGCACGTTCTGGCCCACCGTGATCTCCGCCTCCTCGTTGTCGCTGGTGAGGATGTGCGGCGTGGAGAGCACGTTCACGTCCGAGCTCTGCTGCATGGCGTGCAGCACCACGCCGAAGGCCGGGATGCCCAGCTTCTCCAGGGCGGGGATGGCGGGGCCCTGGAGGCCGGCGAGGAAGCCGCCGTAGGAGGCCAGGCTGGTGAGCGACAGCGACGGCGGCAGGCCCTGGCCGGAGGTGTTGGTGCCGATGAGGCCGGGCACCGGGCCGTTCTCCGTGCTCAGGCTGAAGCCGCTGTGCAGGTTCATGCCGAACCGCGCGTTGCGGTCCAGGTTGACCTCCATGATGACGGCCTCCACGAACACCTGGCGGCGCGGCTTGTCGAGCTGCTGGATGACCTGGACGATGTTCTTGTAGTCCGCGGCGCTGGCGACGATGACCAGCGAGTTGCTGCCCTTGTCTGCCGAAATCTTCACCTCGCCGCTGAACAGCTCCGCCGCCTGCGTCGAGGAGGTGGCGGCGGGCGCGCCCGGCGGCCGGGCCGGCATCGGGCGGCCGCGCGGCTGGTTTCCGGTGCCCTGGGCCAGCGACTGGAGCGTGCTGGCCAGCTCCTCCGCGTTGGCGTTCTCCAGGTAGTAGACGTTGATGCGTCCGCCGCCGCTGGTGGGGATGTCAATCTGCCCGACGATGTCCTGGATGCGGTCGAAGGCCGCGGGGCTGGCGACGATGATGAGCTTGTTGGTGCGCTCGTCCGGGATGATCTGCGACAGCGTCACCGGACCGCCCGAGCTGCCCGGCTGGGCCGCGGCCTGCGGGGCGGGCTGGCCGGGGCGGACGGGGCGGCTGGGCGCGGCGGGCTGGCCGGGGCGGGCGCCCTTGGCCTCGAAGAGGCGCTGCACCGTGTTGGCCACGTCCTGCGCGGAGGCGTACTGCACCTGGATGATGCGCATCTCATCGCTGGCGGCGCGCGTATCCAGTTGGTGGATGATGCGCTCCAGGCGGTGGATGTTGGAGCCCACGTCGTTGATGATGATGGTGTCCGGCGGGTACGGAATCGTGTCGCCGTCCTTGGACACGAGCTGCTGGAGCACGCCGCGCAGGGGCTCCACTTCCACGTTCTGCACGCGGAACAGCTTGGTCACCATCTGCTCGTTGGTGGTGTACGGCTCACCGTCCTCGATGATGGTCGGGATGGGGTTCTGCTTCGCCGAGCGCTTGTCGACGATCTTCATGAACCGGCCGTA
Proteins encoded in this window:
- the gspE gene encoding type II secretion system ATPase GspE, translating into MNLTADPTLTSAAPGGAVSPRNDATQLVAHGQAYLCGRPLGEILRAIVPTLTEEKLREALAVQDEKGQRIGEALVGMKAVSEEDVAKALGHQLDLPYLARIFAEEVDAELVKRIPINFAKQARILPLSLEGDTVAVAVADPLDTAALDHVRVLLGQSISQRIALGSTITDAINSVYDRSVNETEQLVDEMETQDLDAIAHELDEPKDLLDEDDEAPVIRLVNSVLFRAAKERASDIHIEPMERELLVRFRVDGVLQEVIKPPKRYQNAIVSRVKVMGQLNIAEKRLPQDGRIRIKLAGRDIDIRLSTIPTSFGERIVMRLLDKTATLLDLAEIGMSQKTLESMEAVIKRSHGIILVTGPTGSGKTTTLYGALSKINTPDLNILTVEDPVEYQLKGIGQMAISPKIGLTFAQGLRSFLRQDPDVIMVGEIRDKETAEIAIQASLTGHLVLSTVHTNDAAGAVTRLVDMGVEPFLVASSLTGILAQRLVRRVCPDCRVQFEPTDAELKELGHSKASFKERYGVDRIYKASGCPSCNRNGYRGRTGIYEFLPVDDDVRQLVLKNVDASTIKRSATSKGMTTLLDDGARKIALGETTIAEVLSITQEDM
- the gspD gene encoding type II secretion system secretin GspD, which translates into the protein MKTLPSWMLCLCLAFAVPAQAQRRSPPPGSAGERTISPQATGAANAGDANGGTRRTPTCEEARRNARYGIYFDKVEIEKLVQTVADATCRTFILPENVRGKISIIGPENGRVEVNADAFYSAFLASLDANGLAVYQYGRFMKIVDKRSAKQNPIPTIIEDGEPYTTNEQMVTKLFRVQNVEVEPLRGVLQQLVSKDGDTIPYPPDTIIINDVGSNIHRLERIIHQLDTRAASDEMRIIQVQYASAQDVANTVQRLFEAKGARPGQPAAPSRPVRPGQPAPQAAAQPGSSGGPVTLSQIIPDERTNKLIIVASPAAFDRIQDIVGQIDIPTSGGGRINVYYLENANAEELASTLQSLAQGTGNQPRGRPMPARPPGAPAATSSTQAAELFSGEVKISADKGSNSLVIVASAADYKNIVQVIQQLDKPRRQVFVEAVIMEVNLDRNARFGMNLHSGFSLSTENGPVPGLIGTNTSGQGLPPSLSLTSLASYGGFLAGLQGPAIPALEKLGIPAFGVVLHAMQQSSDVNVLSTPHILTSDNEEAEITVGQNVPFQSGFNPSSLGSLAGGLGAGGGVGGVGGLGGGLLGGLGGLGSLYAPITRQNVELKLTVKPQINESDYIRLVINQQTEEIASTDPVLGPTTSRRSAKTTVIARDQETLVIGGIMQDRTLESVSKVPLLGDIPLVGHFFRDTTRRKTKTNLLLFLTPYIIRGPEDFRVIFERKMKERQQFVEQFYGQVPGYDVAVDFSRKPGPLSRMGQKVTQEEQRAENGGPGVAGERVIAPAPPPGGSPGAVPSTQRQAPVPEVDEGEPAVREGMPPPDGSEESVPEPAPQNFEQPPPEAIQVPEAGDAEHLRIQPEAGEQTP